The nucleotide sequence ACAAAATTCTCATAGCATGTTACATTTCCCACTGATTCAAATTTTCCGGCCTGAGACTCTGAAGCCGTGTCTTCATTTAAGGCAGAACTTCTGACGATCAGAGGACTTACTGAAAATTCTTCTATAATTTTCTCCCACAGTGTTTCCTGTCTTTTCTCATTCCATTCTTTCACTGTAAAAGAAAGCTGAGGCAGAACCTGTGCCCTGGAAAGTTTTCCATATATTCTCTGTAATGTTTCAGCTTTTGTTCCTAACTCCAACATTGACTTATCCCTCGTCTGCAACCGGTCTGATATAATCATAGTATTCTGTTTCTTCTTTGTATCCACGCATATATTCTGCATACATCTTCTTTATAAACTCGTTTATATCATATTTATCTTCCGGTCTTCCATATTCATCAAGAACCTCCTGAGCAATTGAGGCAAATTTAAAATCTTTCTGCAATATCTGCTCCAGAGCTGCTTCATCAAATTCTGTAAACTCCGGTACATCATTTTCATATCCGTAGGCCTTTTTAAATTTAGAATAAATCATATTAAGCCTTGCTTCATCCCATACTGTCAGTGCCTCTGAAAAATTCTTTTCTCCAACTGTTGTTGTATCATTGCCTGTAATATATTTCACACCATCCGCTGTAAACACCGGAAAATAAACTTCATATCCGTTTGTTGTGGTAGACGACAGAATATCACTGTATGGAATTTTCATCCAATCACACAGACTTCTCATTGTTTCTTCCGAACGGAATTTTAAATCCTCAAAACGAATTACCTTTACGCAGTCAATACCTTTACGCTTTTCCAGATTCAAACCCATCTCACATTTTATGGTATGAATAAAATCTGCATCCTTTGTGAGAATAATATTATCTTTCCCTTTTATAATCATCCTGCGAACATAAGAATAACATTGCTGCACGGGTTCCCGGATAATGATCAGATTTTCTATCCTGGAAAACTCATCCTTATGAAAATATTCATATGTATCAGCCACATCATAATTTGTTTTATGCATATGATAAAAAAGCCAATAAGAAGTGTCTCTTTTCTTTCTTCCCAGACAATTATTATATGCTGCCGCATAAATTTTCATCATATCTCCAAAAGAAGTAAGTGATATCTTCCGTCCTGCAAACTGTATCCGAAGCTGACGCATAAAATCGTCCGGATGTATCAGAACATCATCCATAAACTGGCCTTTTTCGTCCATAATTAATGCAAATTTATTATTTTTCACACAACTCAAATGGCCGTATGCTGAATGAAAATATCCAAACATCTGTGCTCCCATTTCAATCAGTAATTCTGTACCTTCCAGATATTTCAACCTGTGTTCGTAAACGAGTCCAAATACATGGGTACTGTATGGCAATGTTAAAATATCCGGATGACCGTCTAAAAGCTGTTCCAGATAAAAACTGCCTGAATTTGACATGTGATTAAAAATAACCACATTCTGTATTTCTTCTGCACAAATTAATTCTTCCCGATTCTCAACAATGTCCATATCATTCACATTCGCCAGGTCAAGCAAATAAAGATACAGAGGAATCCGCAACTCTGAATTGCTGTCATATACTCCATATTTTTTAAGATTTCTGATCATATTGGTAAATCCGTCTCTGTTCCATGTGCCAACTCTCTTCTCCACATCAATACAAACCAGATATACAGCATTCGGATATCTCTCTACTGCTTCTTCCAGAGAATAAACCGGTAAATCCTGATATTTCTGTCTGCACTTCTCCGGTGCATCATCACAGAAACACACCGGATTACATCCCATTTTTGTAAATATCCGATACGCAATTTCACCCCAAAAACCAGCCCCATACAAACACATTTCCCGTTCTTTCGCCTGATTAATCGTATCTGTTATACTTTTATGCCACATTTCTTCACTACTCCTTATAATCAACTTTAACTTACGCACTATTTCAAATAATTTTTCAGGCAAATCGTCTCAAAGGTAGACCACTTTCTCCGGTCTATGCAGTCATACCAGATATCTTCCTGTTCCTCAATTTGGATTAACTTTTGAAGAAATGTTTCATTTATTTCTTCTTTGGGTATAATTACTACTCCTGAGTCATCGCACACTGCCACTGCCCCCTGATATACATTTCTCCTGTTACTGATTATTTCCCTGTATTCTGTTTTATCTACAGGTTTGTTAAAACAACCCACAGGAGATACTCCCTGACACCAGACAGGATAATTCTCTTTGATCAGCGTATGGGCATCCCTCATTTTTCCTGTACAGACAATTGCCCTGTTTCTTAAATACAGTAAAATATATTTTGATACAATATCACCAATAATTGCCCGTTCATGTACGTCTATCGCATCTATCAGAACTATCTTTCCGGCAACGGGTTTATTATGTAAATCTTCATGCACTGTCCAGTTCGATTCCTGAACAGCATACAGATATTCTATTTCTCCTACAGCAAAATGTCTGGCATTCAGTGCCTGGACTTCACATAACGCTCCGGTTTTTCCCAGACAGTCTGCCACCTCTGTTGTTGAAACACGATTTTGTTCTATATAGTCAATAATCTTTTGTTTTATATCCATATCCTCCTCCTGCTATTCACAATGTAATATCATTGTACCGCTGGCATCTGTTAAAATAACAGTATCATTATCTGTTATCATCGTCTTTTCATCTGATTTTTTATTTTCAAAAGAATACCTTTTTACTCTGAGCTTTCTGCCATTAATTTCACAAATTGCTCCATAAAATTCCCGCTGGGACAAAATCTTTCCGCGGATTACATCAAAAGTATCAAAATTCAAATCAATTATAATATCTTTTTCAGAAATTTTAGGCCAATATTTCCCGGCGAGAATCAGTTCTCCCTCCAGTTTCCCATTCAGAAACAATTCCAGGCGTTTTAACAAATATGGAATACCTTCTGTCAGTTTTGCATTTAATGAAGGCACATCATCCTCCTGGTCTACCAAAACTTCATATTCACCAATAAGCAAACCTTCATCTATTCCTCCTGTCAGTTTATATAAAGACAAACAGGTTTCAGTATCTCTGTTAAGTATAGTTCTTACAACAGCATGCGCCCCTCTGTTAAAGCGTAAATTTCCTCCGTGAAAATTATAGATAGCATACTTCTGAGCCATACTTTCCGGAATAATAAATTCAAATTTGTACATTATGATAAAATCAATTTCCATGGCAGAAACATTATCTGTAATACTGCTTAATTCCTGTTTTTTACTTATTTCATAATATTTCAGATTTTTATTCTTTACCAATTCGTAATATTTCTCTGTCAACCTTCCTGTTACACCAACAGCACCTGTCAAATCCAGGAATTCACATTCCAGAAGATATTTTATCATCTTCTCAGAATATCCAAAATAAATTACCTTTTTCATTTTACTTTCCCTGATTCCTGCATTTCTCAGGTATTTTACAGACGGTCATCCGAGTCTTTCCGCTTCTGAGCTTTGGAATATCATCTACATATTCAAATTTCCAGTTACTGTCTCCGCCGAAAAGTTCTTTACATTCTTTCACAATCATATCTTCATAAGTATGATTTGTCGTATTCAATATCCATGTAAAATTATGATAATCCTCCTGAACAAGCTGAAATTGTCTGATATCCATAAAGGGCTCTAAAAATGAAATACTGTTAAAATAATTTATCATTTGTCCATCCGTAGTGTAAAGGGCATCTGTCTTTCTTCCATGTATTTCTGTTATATATACTTTTCCGTCTGCCATAGTCTTTTTCGTCACCAAATCACCGTTCTCATATCTTATTACAGGAAATGCTTTATTAAAAAAGTCAGTAAGCACCAGTCTCCCAACTTCTCCCTCTTCTGCCGGCTCATTGCTGTCCATTTTCAATATTTCAAAGTAAAAATCTGCCGTATTTGCCCTGCTGCCAAGACCGCTTCCATCTTCTACAGCCAGTACGCCATTTTCCTCATTAGCGTAAAGGACATACACCGGGCAGCCAAAATATTCTGAAATCGTCTTTCTGGCAGTTTCTTTCAATGTCTCGGAAACCGAAAATATCCCTTTTAACCGGCATTTTCTCCCCGCTGCTTTCCCATTTATAATAAAACGCGAAAGATGATCCAAATAGGAAGCCATACATGTGAGTGTTTCAAATTTTTCTTTTTCCAAATATTCCAGAAGACTGGAAAATGCTTTTTCATCATGATGTTTACTATCCAAATAATAAACATTATCTCTGATTTGCCGTTCCACAGGTATATTTTTATCAGCTACTGTCTCACTGATAAAGAGTGTTTTTGTATGCGATGGAACGCCCACATTAGCGCGAAATACTTTATTTCCGGCTATCCATCTGCAATGTTTATATCTGTCCATAACCATTTTAAAAGGCGTACCTGTAGAACCGCTTGTATATTTACAGCAGTTATCTTCCAGGTTTTCATATTCTTTTACTGCAATTTCATCCCAGTGCTCTTTTAAGTGAGATTTATCAACAACAGGGAAGTCCTGTAACGTCTGATATCCTTTATACTTTTTGTAATAGTCTGAAAACATAGTTGCAAAGTTAAGAATCTCATTTAAATAATGTTTTTGAAATATCTCCGTACATTCCGGATGTCCAAGTATATAATCAATTTCATCACAGCAATTTACCAGACGCCCTTTATTATTCTCAATATCATCTTTCACAAAAGCTGTATATTTTAATTCTCTTTCTGTCATGATGTATATCTCTCCTTTTACAAACAGTCATCTCTGATTTTCAATTCCATTAATATATTGGAATCATTATCTCCAATTTTTTCAAATCCAGATTTTGTATACATTTCATAAGCAATCAGATTTGTTTTAGCAACCTCCAGTCTTATTTTATGCATTCCATTCTTCCTGGCAGTCTTTATTGTCGATTTGAGCAGGTAATTCCCGTACCCCCCCCCCTCTGTATTTTTTCCGTACCACTATTATCGACAGCCAGGCAATTCTGTCAGTTATATCATTTGCATAAACTGAGGCATACCCCATATTATCCATACCGGAATTTTCATCTCTTATAACCATAAATTCTGCTTTTGATGCAAATTTTTCAC is from Lachnospiraceae bacterium JLR.KK002 and encodes:
- a CDS encoding RraA family protein produces the protein MDIKQKIIDYIEQNRVSTTEVADCLGKTGALCEVQALNARHFAVGEIEYLYAVQESNWTVHEDLHNKPVAGKIVLIDAIDVHERAIIGDIVSKYILLYLRNRAIVCTGKMRDAHTLIKENYPVWCQGVSPVGCFNKPVDKTEYREIISNRRNVYQGAVAVCDDSGVVIIPKEEINETFLQKLIQIEEQEDIWYDCIDRRKWSTFETICLKNYLK
- a CDS encoding formyltransferase family protein, encoding MKKVIYFGYSEKMIKYLLECEFLDLTGAVGVTGRLTEKYYELVKNKNLKYYEISKKQELSSITDNVSAMEIDFIIMYKFEFIIPESMAQKYAIYNFHGGNLRFNRGAHAVVRTILNRDTETCLSLYKLTGGIDEGLLIGEYEVLVDQEDDVPSLNAKLTEGIPYLLKRLELFLNGKLEGELILAGKYWPKISEKDIIIDLNFDTFDVIRGKILSQREFYGAICEINGRKLRVKRYSFENKKSDEKTMITDNDTVILTDASGTMILHCE
- a CDS encoding AMP-binding protein, with protein sequence MTERELKYTAFVKDDIENNKGRLVNCCDEIDYILGHPECTEIFQKHYLNEILNFATMFSDYYKKYKGYQTLQDFPVVDKSHLKEHWDEIAVKEYENLEDNCCKYTSGSTGTPFKMVMDRYKHCRWIAGNKVFRANVGVPSHTKTLFISETVADKNIPVERQIRDNVYYLDSKHHDEKAFSSLLEYLEKEKFETLTCMASYLDHLSRFIINGKAAGRKCRLKGIFSVSETLKETARKTISEYFGCPVYVLYANEENGVLAVEDGSGLGSRANTADFYFEILKMDSNEPAEEGEVGRLVLTDFFNKAFPVIRYENGDLVTKKTMADGKVYITEIHGRKTDALYTTDGQMINYFNSISFLEPFMDIRQFQLVQEDYHNFTWILNTTNHTYEDMIVKECKELFGGDSNWKFEYVDDIPKLRSGKTRMTVCKIPEKCRNQGK
- a CDS encoding GNAT family N-acetyltransferase encodes the protein MLKSTIKTARKNGMHKIRLEVAKTNLIAYEMYTKSGFEKIGDNDSNILMELKIRDDCL
- a CDS encoding GNAT family N-acetyltransferase; its protein translation is MIFSTENEKDIIENILFECRNDLYNKNISDEKLRELSEKFASKAEFMVIRDENSGMDNMGYASVYANDITDRIAWLSIIVVRKKYRGGGVRELPAQIDNKDCQEEWNA